In Candidatus Zixiibacteriota bacterium, the genomic stretch CTTCCCGATTCCCTACTTTCTCATAATGATAGGATCGGTATTGTTCTTCTGTGCCTACTTCGCTTATTTTGAAGGAAAAGGCAAGATCAACCAAAGCTTGGGGAAAAAGTGGCTCGGACTGGAGCTTGTATCGACGGACGGTGGGCACCTATCCACCATGACTGTGTTCAAACGCTCGGCTATCGTGGCGGCCATGATAGTCTTTGACTTCCATTGGCTGGCAACTCTGCTGCAAATGCCCGCATTCGCCGCGGGGCTGGGATGGTCCATCCCGTCTGGGTTAGTCGTATATAACGCCTGGTTAGCGATAAAACATCCTGATGGCTTGATGCTTCAGGATCGCTATACCGGCACACGCGTAGTGCGCACATCGACGAAAGCTCAGATGGCGCCCACACCCGCCTTGGGCGTGGTTAAAGGCATAGTCAAATTCCCAAGACCGGGGGTGGCCGTCGCGTGTGTATTGGCTCTGTCGATCATAACCCTGGCTGGGAGCTACGGTGTGCATTCGCTTTTAGGTAGCGAGAGCATCTGGGAGTTTCCCGGAGTCGAGGGTACTGATGTTGTAGCCATCATGGAGCAGTCCGTTGCCGACGAGATGGGTGTTAGGTGCCATGTCTATCTATGGGCGAACAGGAACGTAACGTACGGTGGCTCAGATGTACGAACTCTGATGGTGTCGATCTGGATACCGGCTTTAATGTGGAATGAGGGGACAATTGAGGAGGTGTCTAAGGTGGCTCTGAAACCGCTGGAAATCAGCCCAGGCTATTATGACAGGGGTCAGCTAAGGGTCTGGACCGGGTTTGAGTATATCGATGTTGTCCGGACCTTCAACTTGAAACTTCCGTAGCGTTCCGGTTGCGCCGCTCACTGGCACTTGGGGCAGACGAGGGCGTCTGCCGTCCACAGAATTATTCACTCTACTGATCTACGGACAAGCTCCCGGCGCCGGGCCTTGGTTGAACATGAAGTCTACCAGGAAGACAAGATCGGCTATGTCCACAGGTTCGGCACCACTGGAATCGATGTCGGCTTCGTCGAAGCACAGCGGTTCCGGGCCACCTGAGAACATGAAGTCAACCAGGTAGACCAGGTCGGAAATGTCCAGCCCGCCGGAGTGGTCGACATCACCGCGCAGAACACAGCATCCGCTGCCGATAGTGAAGGTTCCCTCCGAATAGTCGGTGGAATCGTAAGGCAAATTCGGATCCTGGCGAAACGCTTTCACCCGCCAGTGATGTTGGACGTCGATGGCGAAGAGTGATTTCGGCAGTGTGATTGAGTTGTCATCGGTTTCATTGTCGACCAGCAGTTGGACAAAACTCGGGTTGTCGGCAATCTCGATTCGATAGAAATCGGACTCAGAGTCCCAGCATGTCGACCAGGTAAAAGTGACTGAGTTGGCCCGAGCCTTTGGGCTCGAACCGCCGGGCGGGCTGATAAGTCGCGGCGGCAAAAACGGAATCTCCCAACTGGCTCCGTAAACATTCTGACCGGTGGTTAATCCAAAGGGTTCTTCCGGGCCAGTACCGGTCCAGACAGCATGGGCCTGTTTACTGGAAATGCTGAGACCAATATACTCGGCCAGTTTCCCCGCGCGGGATTTGGTCATCGGCGTGTTGAGCACGTTGCCGGTTCCCCCGACCGTATATGGTGGGGGATCGGCCAGGTCGGGATCAATCCAGTTTTCTGATATTCGATGATTGGTTGTAAAAGTCACACCACCGTCGAATGAGTAGGCAGCGAAGACCATGAACCAAAAATGACTGTTTTCATCAATGCGTTGATCGTACCAGATCGCTGCCAGTGTGCCGTCGAGTTCGTCGCAGCTTAGCCAGGGATGGAACTGGTCTACCGTCGCGCTGTCACCGGTGTAGTCATCATTGATGTATATGGGTGTGCTCCAACTTGCGCCGCCGTCCAGCGACCGGATGAACTCGATGTTGTAATCAGAGTCGATAAATTCGGTGTTGGAAGTGTCCAGATTGGCATAAGCGATATAGATGTTCCCATCGAAAGGACCCCCGGAAATGTCCGCCGCTGCTGTGGGCGCGTTGTAGACATCGATGCCCCCATCGACAGACCCCCAATTTCCATAGGTTCTTCGA encodes the following:
- a CDS encoding RDD family protein; translation: MWICKNCQHRMGDIFSDCLRCGYTKEGDPPTDDSQNDDGWAKHWMHRKKPWRLRSAAFIIDYVIYAAAWAVIDNLIYFPIPYFLIMIGSVLFFCAYFAYFEGKGKINQSLGKKWLGLELVSTDGGHLSTMTVFKRSAIVAAMIVFDFHWLATLLQMPAFAAGLGWSIPSGLVVYNAWLAIKHPDGLMLQDRYTGTRVVRTSTKAQMAPTPALGVVKGIVKFPRPGVAVACVLALSIITLAGSYGVHSLLGSESIWEFPGVEGTDVVAIMEQSVADEMGVRCHVYLWANRNVTYGGSDVRTLMVSIWIPALMWNEGTIEEVSKVALKPLEISPGYYDRGQLRVWTGFEYIDVVRTFNLKLP
- a CDS encoding glycoside hydrolase; protein product: MTKLCSLLFVTFLISSSASHADPVPVPTQITISNWWDVQNEEQIWVSPTAPDILVACWRDFRQGYRQVGIGRSNDGGLNWTGDTLINPANQIFDWQSDPTLTVDANGTFYLCVVDYQDYWGYDSCFLAWHVSNDSGVSWSGPHTVKDTIGPFFEDKQFTAVDRTGGSHSGNIYVAWKRFYDGGPEGQIMFARSTAGAVTWDDTLVIGPRRDASACGWPDIGAGQFAFPLVGSDGSVYVFWAGTYLDGAPTCTIGYGLDFVKSTNGGASFTSPTPIRRTYGNWGSVDGGIDVYNAPTAAADISGGPFDGNIYIAYANLDTSNTEFIDSDYNIEFIRSLDGGASWSTPIYINDDYTGDSATVDQFHPWLSCDELDGTLAAIWYDQRIDENSHFWFMVFAAYSFDGGVTFTTNHRISENWIDPDLADPPPYTVGGTGNVLNTPMTKSRAGKLAEYIGLSISSKQAHAVWTGTGPEEPFGLTTGQNVYGASWEIPFLPPRLISPPGGSSPKARANSVTFTWSTCWDSESDFYRIEIADNPSFVQLLVDNETDDNSITLPKSLFAIDVQHHWRVKAFRQDPNLPYDSTDYSEGTFTIGSGCCVLRGDVDHSGGLDISDLVYLVDFMFSGGPEPLCFDEADIDSSGAEPVDIADLVFLVDFMFNQGPAPGACP